In Duganella zoogloeoides, a single genomic region encodes these proteins:
- the dinB gene encoding DNA polymerase IV produces the protein MVEPPRRIAHLDMDAFFASVELLRYPELRGQPVVIGGRHATPVLLADGSHQFARLRTYVGRGVITTATYEARAFGVGSAMGMMKAAKLAPDAILLPANFEDYRHYSRLFKQAVAAIAPQIEDRGIDEIFIDLTDVEGETDALAARIKQAVFDATGLTCSIGITPNKLLSKICSDLNKPNGITILGFDDIPERIWPLNVRKVNGIGPKATAKLASLGIETIGQLARADQGMLQDYFGAHYASWLSQAAHGIDQRVVANRTMSKSMSRETTFERDLHARQDRETLSAILVTLCDRLAEDLKRKGYVSRTISIKLRYDDFQIVSRNVTVPAPVADAAAILQAARECLKRVPLQRKLRLLGVRASTLEVPGAAAHKPLPVQGDLFSS, from the coding sequence ATGGTTGAACCCCCACGACGGATCGCCCACCTCGACATGGATGCGTTTTTCGCGTCCGTGGAGTTGTTGCGCTACCCGGAACTGCGCGGTCAGCCGGTGGTGATCGGTGGACGCCACGCCACGCCGGTGTTGCTGGCCGATGGCAGCCACCAGTTCGCCCGCCTGCGCACTTACGTCGGACGCGGGGTGATCACCACTGCCACGTATGAAGCGCGGGCGTTTGGCGTCGGTTCCGCCATGGGCATGATGAAGGCGGCCAAGCTGGCGCCCGATGCGATTTTATTGCCCGCCAATTTCGAGGACTATCGCCACTATTCGCGGCTGTTCAAGCAGGCGGTGGCGGCGATTGCGCCGCAGATCGAGGATCGCGGCATCGACGAGATTTTTATCGACCTCACCGATGTGGAAGGCGAGACCGATGCACTGGCCGCGCGCATCAAGCAGGCCGTGTTCGACGCCACCGGGTTGACGTGCTCGATCGGCATCACGCCCAATAAACTGCTGTCGAAAATCTGCTCGGACTTGAACAAGCCCAACGGCATCACCATCCTTGGTTTCGATGATATTCCGGAGCGCATCTGGCCGCTCAATGTGCGCAAGGTGAACGGCATCGGCCCCAAGGCCACGGCCAAGCTGGCGTCGCTCGGCATCGAGACCATCGGCCAGCTGGCGCGGGCCGATCAAGGGATGCTACAGGATTACTTCGGTGCGCATTACGCATCCTGGCTGTCGCAAGCTGCCCACGGCATCGACCAGCGCGTGGTGGCCAACCGCACCATGAGTAAATCGATGAGCCGCGAAACCACGTTCGAGCGCGATTTGCACGCGCGCCAGGACCGCGAAACGCTGTCGGCCATCCTGGTCACCTTGTGCGACCGGCTGGCTGAAGACCTGAAACGCAAGGGTTACGTAAGCCGCACCATCAGCATCAAGCTGCGCTACGACGATTTCCAGATCGTCAGCCGCAACGTCACCGTGCCCGCGCCGGTGGCCGATGCGGCCGCCATCCTGCAGGCTGCGCGCGAGTGCCTCAAACGCGTGCCGCTGCAACGCAAGCTGCGCCTGCTCGGGGTGCGCGCCAGCACCCTCGAAGTACCGGGCGCAGCCGCGCACAAGCCGCTCCCCGTACAGGGCGACCTGTTCAGTTCATAA
- a CDS encoding MFS transporter — translation MSDNPHAHNALYRRVSWRLMPFLFLCFVAAYLDRVNVGFAKLQMLADLRFSDTVYGVGAGMFFIGYFLFEVPSNLLMTRAGARLWIARIMISWGLISSAMMFTNSVTTFYVLRFLLGAAEAGFFPGIILYLTYWYPAHRRARMVALFMSGVAIAGVVGGPLSGWIMKAFDGAHGLSGWQWLFLLEGIPSVLLGIWTLFYLDDGIRDAKWLSDDDKRVLEAAIAEDRVGQQHLPLAQVFRSGKVWLLALVYFLFVMGLYGVSFWLPQLIKNSGVADVFHIGLLTAIPYFVAAVVMVAAARHSDRTGERRWHAACAGVAGALGLIVATAFSDNTVIALAALSLATAGILSTFPIFWSLPTAMLGGAAAAAGIAMINSLGNLAGFVSPYLVGAIKDATSSTASGIYLLAASLVAGAVLVVVAVKAPSAR, via the coding sequence ATGTCCGACAATCCGCATGCCCACAACGCGCTGTACCGCCGCGTAAGCTGGCGCCTGATGCCGTTCCTGTTCCTGTGCTTCGTGGCGGCCTATCTCGACCGCGTCAACGTGGGCTTCGCCAAGTTGCAGATGCTGGCCGACCTGCGCTTTTCCGATACCGTCTATGGCGTCGGCGCCGGCATGTTTTTTATCGGCTATTTCCTTTTCGAGGTGCCGTCGAATTTGCTGATGACGCGCGCCGGCGCCCGCCTGTGGATCGCGCGCATCATGATCAGCTGGGGCCTGATCTCGTCGGCGATGATGTTCACCAACAGCGTGACCACCTTCTACGTGCTGCGCTTTCTGCTGGGCGCGGCCGAGGCGGGCTTCTTCCCCGGCATCATCCTGTACCTGACCTACTGGTACCCGGCGCACCGCCGCGCGCGCATGGTGGCGCTGTTCATGAGCGGCGTGGCGATTGCCGGCGTGGTGGGCGGCCCGCTGTCGGGCTGGATCATGAAGGCGTTCGATGGCGCGCATGGTTTGTCGGGCTGGCAGTGGCTGTTCCTGCTCGAAGGCATCCCGTCGGTGCTGCTCGGCATCTGGACGCTGTTCTACCTCGACGACGGCATCCGCGACGCCAAATGGTTGAGTGACGACGACAAGCGCGTGCTGGAAGCGGCCATCGCCGAGGACCGCGTGGGCCAGCAACACCTGCCGCTGGCGCAGGTGTTCAGGAGCGGCAAGGTATGGCTGCTGGCGCTGGTGTACTTCCTGTTCGTGATGGGCTTGTATGGCGTGAGCTTCTGGCTGCCGCAGCTGATCAAGAACAGCGGCGTGGCGGACGTGTTCCACATCGGCCTGCTCACTGCGATTCCATATTTTGTTGCTGCGGTGGTGATGGTGGCCGCTGCCCGCCACTCGGACCGCACCGGCGAACGCCGCTGGCACGCGGCCTGCGCCGGCGTGGCCGGTGCGCTGGGGCTGATCGTCGCCACCGCCTTCAGCGACAACACGGTGATCGCGCTGGCCGCCCTGAGCTTGGCCACGGCCGGCATCCTGTCCACGTTCCCGATTTTCTGGAGCCTGCCCACGGCCATGCTCGGCGGCGCGGCAGCGGCGGCGGGGATTGCGATGATCAATTCGCTGGGTAACCTGGCCGGTTTCGTCAGCCCGTACCTGGTGGGGGCGATCAAGGATGCGACCAGCAGCACGGCCAGCGGCATCTATCTGCTGGCGGCCAGCCTGGTGGCGGGGGCGGTGCTGGTCGTCGTTGCGGTGAAGGCACCCTCGGCACGATAG
- a CDS encoding recombination-associated protein RdgC: MWFKNLQIYRLPAPWAYTPEQLEAALEPHAFVPASSNELLRQGWDKPRPNGGLVHVVNKQMLIVLGTEKKLLPSSVINQVAKARAAEMEEAQGFAPGKKAMKELKERVADELLPRAFSIRGNVWTWIDPVNGWLVVDAASPAKADEVIKLLLKAVDKLPLESLRVQRSPVGVMTEWLQTDEAPAGFTVDMDTELRATGESKAAVRYVRHTLEPAEVRRHIEAGKQCTRLALTWDSKISFVLTESLAIKSVKALDVLAEKESSTRNDEERFDGDFMLMTGELAKMMADVVEALGGEAKA; encoded by the coding sequence ATGTGGTTCAAGAATCTTCAGATTTATCGTCTGCCGGCCCCGTGGGCCTACACCCCCGAACAACTGGAAGCAGCGCTCGAACCGCACGCGTTTGTTCCTGCCAGCAGCAACGAACTGCTGCGCCAGGGCTGGGACAAGCCGCGTCCTAACGGCGGCCTGGTCCACGTGGTCAACAAGCAAATGCTGATCGTGCTGGGCACCGAGAAAAAACTGCTGCCGTCGAGCGTGATCAACCAGGTGGCCAAGGCCCGCGCCGCCGAGATGGAAGAAGCGCAAGGCTTTGCTCCGGGCAAAAAAGCCATGAAGGAATTGAAAGAACGCGTGGCCGACGAGCTGCTGCCGCGCGCCTTCTCGATCCGTGGCAATGTCTGGACCTGGATCGACCCGGTCAACGGCTGGCTGGTGGTCGATGCGGCCAGCCCGGCCAAGGCCGACGAAGTGATCAAGCTGCTGTTGAAAGCGGTCGATAAACTGCCGCTGGAAAGCCTGCGCGTGCAGCGCTCGCCGGTGGGCGTGATGACCGAATGGCTGCAAACGGACGAGGCGCCGGCCGGTTTCACGGTCGATATGGACACCGAGCTGCGCGCCACGGGCGAGAGCAAGGCTGCCGTGCGCTACGTGCGCCACACGCTGGAACCGGCCGAAGTGCGCCGTCACATCGAAGCGGGCAAGCAGTGCACCCGCCTGGCGCTGACGTGGGACAGCAAGATCTCGTTCGTGCTGACCGAATCGCTGGCGATCAAGAGCGTCAAGGCGCTGGACGTGCTGGCCGAGAAGGAATCGAGCACCCGCAACGATGAAGAGCGTTTTGACGGCGACTTCATGCTGATGACGGGCGAGCTTGCCAAGATGATGGCCGACGTGGTCGAAGCGTTGGGCGGCGAAGCCAAGGCTTAA